Within the Herbaspirillum sp. RTI4 genome, the region CCCCTGTACAACGAAAAATGCTGGGGCGAAGGCGGCATGCACGATACCGCCATGCTGCTCGGTCTGCTCGGCGGTCGCGATTACGATCAGGGCGTGGAAGTCGTCACACCCTATTTCGGCAGTTCCGGCACCGGGCAAATCAATGCCATCTTCCCGGTCACGCCCTTAAAAACCTAAGGATCATCATGCCCCACCTGACTCTGGAATACTCCGCCAACCTCCGCGACAACGGCCACCTGCGCGAGCTGTGCGGAAAACTGGCGCAATGCCTGATTGCGCAGCAGGCCGACGGCAAAGCGGTCTATCCGATCGGCGGCGTGCGCGTGCGTGCGCTGGCGGCGGAGGATTACTGCATTGCCGATGGCAACCCCGATGCGGCGTTCGTCCATGCCACCCTGAAGATAGGCGCAGGACGCAGCGAAGCGGTTAAAAAAATCACGGGCGACGCCCTGTTCGAGGTCATCAAAATCCACTTTGCCGAGGTGTTTTTACAAACCGGACTGGCCCTGTCGATGGAAATCAATGAATTCAGCGAAGCCGGTAGCTGGAAGCACAACAACCTGCACGCCCGTTTTCGCTGAACACGGCATCGCAAAACGACACCACAACACGGCATCGCTGAACTTTAACGCGCGCCATCCAACCAGCCACCGACTGAAAGAACGACCATGCTGCCTCTGAGCACCCTCCAGGAACTGGCCCGCCAATTGAATGCAGCGGAAAAAAATCGCACCCAGCTGCGCCATTTTTCTCAGGCTTATCCCGAGATGACTATCGAGGACGGCTACGCCATCCAGCGCGAATGGGTCAAGCTGAAACTGAGCGAAGGCCGTACCATCAAGGGCCGTAAAATCGGCCTGACTTCGCGCGCCATGCAGCAATCCTCGCAGATCGACGAACCCGACTATGCCCCGCTGCTGGACGATATGTTCTTCAGTCAGGGCGGCGACATCCCCTTCGCCCGCTTTATTGCGCCCCGCGTGGAAGTCGAGCTGGCCTTCATACTCGGCAAGCCGCTCAGGGGGCCGAACGTCACCATGTTCGACGTCCTCGCCGCCACCGATTATGTGACGCCGGCGATTGAAATCATCGACGCCCGCATCGAACAGTTCGACCGCGATACCAAAGCGCCGCGCAAAGTGTTCGATACCATTTCCGATTTCGCCGCCAATGCCGGCATCGTCATGGGCGGCTTGCCGGTCAAACCGGATGCCGTCGATTTACGCTGGGTCGGCGCGATGCTCTATCGCAACGGCGTGATCGAAGAAACCGGGCTGGCTGCGGGCGTGCTGAATCATCCCGCCATCGGCGTGGCGTGGCTGGCCAATAAAATTTCCCCTTATGATGAGCAACTTAATGCCGGCGATGTGGTGCTGTCCGGCTCCTTCACCCGCCCGGTGGCGGCAGTGGTCGGCGACACCTTTCAGGCCGACTACGGCCCGCTCGGTCAGATCGCGTTTCGCTTCGTTTAAAGAAAAGGAAATTTGCAATGGATATGCCACGCAATACATTCAAGAAAAATTTACAGCAAGCGCAATTTCAGGCCGGCCTGTTCCTGGGCTTGGGCAGCCCGCTCAGCGCCGAAATTCTGGCCAGCTGCGGCTACGATTTCTTGCTGATCGACGCCGAACATGCGCCCAACGATGTGCGCTCGGTGCAGGCGCAATTGCAAGCCATGGCCGCCTATCCGGTGCAATGTCTGGTGCGTCCACCGAATCACGATGCCTCGCTGATCAAGCAATTGCTGGCCGCCGGTGTGCAAACGCTGCTGGTGCCGATGGTGGATACCGCAGAACAAGCCGCCGCCCTCGTCAGCGCCATGCGCTATCCGCCCAAAGGCATACGCGGCGTCGGCACCGCGCTGGAACGCAGCGCCCGCTGGAACGCCGTCCCAACTTATTTTGCGGAAGTCGAAGACAACACCTGCCTGATCGTGCAAATCGAATCGCGCATCGGACTCGATAATCTGGAAGAAATTGCCAAAGTCGATGGCGTGGACGGCATCTTCATCGGCCCGGCCGATCTGGCGGCATCGCTGGGCTATCTGGGACAACCCGGCCATCCGGAAGTAAAAGCCGCGATCGAACAAGCCATTGACCGCATCGTCGCCAGCGGCAAAGCGGCCGGCGTATTTTCTACCGCGCCGGAACTAGCCAAAGCCTATCGCGCCCGGGGCGCTTGTTTTCTGGCGTTGGGCGCGGATACCAGCGTGCTGCGCAGCGCGGCGATTAGTTTGTTGAATACCGCCAAGCCAGCGGCGGGAGCGACTGGGGCGGCTTATTGAAGTGGAGTGCTGCATTTTTCAAATAAAAAAATGTTTTTCACGGGATAGTTACGCATGAGCGATCTCTATAGCCTTTATAAGTTTTACCGAATTACCCCACATTTTCTGAAATCGCTTGTGAATAATACGCTGTGGTGTGCAGCCACGGAAACCCTCAATGACCCATTTGATTGTCAAATTCATTTACTCAAATTACTCACTGATGCTCAAGCACTAGCGGTGAGTCCGATAAAGGAAAAATTGAGTCATGCGTTAGGTAAAGATAAAAAACCAATCATAGAAAAAATAACGCAAAAATTAAAATCTGTTGGTGTGTGTGCATTTTCAATACAGGGAGACCACCCACTGATGTGGTCGCATTATGCTGACGGCCACAAAGGGGTCTGTTTGCGCTATGAATTCCCAAGTTTTTTTTTTGAAATGAAAAAAAATATACTTCTTGGTTGTGACAACGTCACATACAGCAAAAATCGCCTAACTGAACAGTTTGAAAAAGGATTTATTTTTAACGACCTTTCAAAATTTACGACGGTTTATTTGACATCAAAAGATAAACCTTGGGAATACGAAAATGAATTCAGAATACTCAGCCATTCACCCGGCCCACTTAAACTGCCAATGGGCTATTTGACACAGGTTTGTTTTGGCTTACGAACTCCAGAAGAGGATATCGAGCTTGTGAAAAAGTTGGCAACGCAGTTTGCGGGAATCCACAAATTTCATCAGATGAAGCACGGCCCTGACGACTTTGGCCTTCAGATACGTCAAATCTAACGACCATCTTGAAAGCATTTTCCACTCGATTTTTGAATTCCCGATCCCCCAGCACATGAAGTAAAACAAAAAATCATCGCCGATTCTTCGCGCTACCCATGCTACTTTCTCCGCATCATCAACAACGCCACCACAATCGCCACAGCTGCAATCACGGCAGAAATAACACCAAGTGACTCCAGCCCGAAATGGCGAATGCCTAAGCCGCCAAAGACGGCTCCCAAACCGGTACCGGCATTGGCGGCAGAAATGTTCATGGAAGCCGCCAGCGCCTTCGATTGGGTGGCGGCTTGCATGACTCTCACCTGACAGATGGGAAACAGGGCCGTATAAGCGACGCCCCAGGCGATCAACGCCACCACCAGCCATGCGTGGTTGGAGGCTGCCGGTACGGCGACCAGCATCCCGGCGGCCAGTAGCAGCAGGAACAAGACCGTCGAGCCCAGCGGGCTGCGATCCACAACCCGGCCACCGATATAGTTACCGACCATCCCGGCGGCACCGAATCCCATCAGCCACCAGCCCACTTGATTGGCGGGTATGCCGGCAATCCGTTCCAGCGTGTCCGCCAGATACGTATAGGCGGTAAACATGGCGGTGAACGTCAGTACCGAGAGCGCCACTTGCGCCAGAAACCGCGGCTGCTTGAGCAATTGCGACTGCTGCTCGCCCGCTTCGCGTTGCGGGACAGGCAATTGGGGCATGTATTTCTGAATCAGCCCGGCCAGCAACAGTGACAGGACGGCCAGTATCCAGAACGTCCCGCGCCAGCCTATGGCATCCGAGGCGAGCGTGCCGATGGGAATACCAAACACCAAAGCCGCGGAAATCCCCAGATAGACCTGGGAAACGGCCCGACCGCCCTGCCCGGGTGCCGCTAATTGGCCGGCGGTTTCGCTGGCAGTGCCCCAGAAAACGGGCAGCATCAGTGCCGGAATGAAACGGGCCAGCGCCAGTACCCAAATCGAGGGGGACAGCGCTGCCAGGACGTTCGATCCAAAAAATACCAGAAGGATGAAGGTGAATAATTTTTTGCGTTCGATATGCGCCAGTTTGGCGGTCAGAAACGGCCCGAACAGCATCACGGTGAAGGCGAACAGGGTCACCAGCTGTCCTGCGGCCGAAATGGAGATGTTGAGGTCTTTGGCCAGCGCTGGCAGCAGGCCCAGAATCATGTATTCGGTGGTGACAATGACGAAGGCGGCGACGGCCATGATGCCGATGGGGAGGCCTGAGTGCGATCGGGTTTGCGCTGATGTGGCGTCCGCTATTCGAGTTGATGTTTGCATGCGTTTTGCCGGTGAATTGATAAGGCACGAGCTTAATGCAGAAATTAATTCTCATTGGCGGTATAAAATAACAACTATAGCGAATTATTTTCATCAATAGGAATTCCCCCCATGTATTCATCTGAGCGATTGAAGGGCATCGATGTGTTTGTCTGCGTTGCCGATTTGGGCAGTTTTACTGCGGCGGCAGAGCACATGAACCTGACGAGTTCAGCGATCAGCAAGGGCATCGCACGTCTGGAAAGCCGCTTGCAAACGCGCTTGTTTCAGCGGACTACGCGCCGCCTCTCGCTCACAGACGCAGGGACGACGTTTTATCGCACCTGCACCGCCGTGCTGGCCGATCTGGAAGAAGCGGAATCGTCCATGAATGCCGAAAATGCCGAACCGCGCGGCAGAGTTCGTATCGACCTGCCGGCATCGTATGGCCGTTTGCACGCGCTGCCGGTGATTCTCCGGTTTGTCGAGGATCATGCTTTGCTCATGCCGCACATTTCGTTTTCTGACCGCTTTATCGATCCTGTGGCGGAAGGCATTGATATTGTGGTGCGCATCGGCGGCTCGGATGCCTGGCCGCGCACCTTGGGGCATCGTCATCTGGGGAACGAGCGTCTGATTTTTTGTGCCTCCCCTGCCTACCTTAAAAAACATGGTGAGCCGCTCAGCGAGGACGACCTGGAGCAGCATAGTTGCGTGGTCTATGGCCGGGGGGATGGTATGGTCAATCCCTGGCATTTTTCCGGGGCGGCGCAGGGAGATACCGAGCGCCGGGTTTTTCCGGGACGGATTGCCGTGGGCGACGGCGAGGGTCAGGTCATCGCGATTACGGCGGGACATGGCATCGCGCAATTGCCCATGTGGCTGGTCAAGCGCGGACTGGAGGACGGTTCATTGGTGGAAGTTCTGCCGCATCTGGCAACGGAGGGACTGCCGATGAATCTGGTGTGGCTCAACAGCCGTCAGGCGTTGCCCAAAGTCCGTATTTTGCTGGAGGAGCTGGGGCGGTGCTTGACGCCGTCAGGGAGTCGGGCAATGACTGATTCAGTGTCTTGAGTGGGGGCAAGCTGAGGATAAGCAGCGCCGCCGCCGCAAGTACGGCGGACATCTCTCCCTTAAGCTTGCGCCGCCTGCCGCGCCTTGCCGATACCGAGGTAAGTTTCAATCACTTTCGGATCGTTCGCCAGATCGCTGGCTTTGCCTTCCAGCACCAGACTACCGGTTTCGATGACGTAGCCGTAATCCGATACTTGCAAAGCAGCGCGGGCATTTTGCTCGATCAGTAAGGTAGCGACGCCGGTTTCGCGCAAGCCGGAAATGATGTTGAAAATTTCCTTGACGATCAGCGGTGCAAGACCAAGGCTGGGTTCGTCCAGCATCAGCAGACGCGGCTTGCCCATCAGCGCCCGTCCGATTGCCAGCATTTGCCGCTCGCCACCCGACATCGTGCCGGCCAGTTGTTCGCGCCGGTCTTTGAGACGGGGAAAGAGGCGGTAGACGTTGTCCAGCTCGCCCAGATAATCTTTGTCGCGTTCGCGATAGCGGCGAAAACTGCCTAGCTGCAAATTGTCTTGCACCGACATGTCGGCAAACAATTCGCGCGTTTCCGGCACCAGCGCGATGCCGGCCTGCACGCGCTCTTCCACATCCAGTGCATTCACCGCTTGCCCCTCAAAGCGGATCTCGCCGCTGCTGGGCAACATGCCGATGATGGAGTTAAGCAGAGTTGATTTGCCCGCGCCGTTGGGGCCGATCACGCTGACGATGCTGCCAGTGGCAACCCGGATGGAAATAGCGCTGATGGCTTCGACTTTGCCATAGCAGACGCGCAGCTTGTCTACGGTGAGGACGGGTGTACTCGTTGGCGTGCTTGTAAGTGTGCTCATGGGTGTGTTCATCCTAGTCAATCCCCCCTAAATAGGCTTCGAGAACAACCGGGTCGTTTTGCACTTGTTCAGGCGTGCCTTCGGAAATCTTGGTGCCGAATTCCATGACCACCAGATGATCCGTCAGTCCCATCACGAAATCCATGTCGTGCTCCACCAGCAGGATGCTCATGCCTTCGCTGCGCAATTGCCGCAGCAGATCGGCCAGCGCGAGTTTTTCTTTGTAGCGCAAACCGGCGGCCGGTTCGTCGAGCAGCAGCAGCACAGGATCGCTGCACAGCGCCCGCGCGATTTCCAGAATCCGTTGCTGACCCAGCGCCAGCGATCCGGCTTCGACGTGCAGGTAATCACCCAGACCGACGCGCCGCAGGTGGAATTCCGCTTCCTGCAACAAGGCGCGTTCCTGCTTGCGGTCGAGCTTGAACATCGCGGCAGCGACATTCTTCAGGTGATTGCGTCCGGTACGCAAATGCGCGCCGATAGCGACGTTTTCGAGTACCGACATGGTCGGCAGCAATTGCACATGCTGGAAAGTCCGTCCCAGTCCGCGCGCCACGATTTGCCGCGCCCCCAGCCGATCGATAGAAGCGCCGTTGAACATGATCTGACCGGCGGTGATGTCGAGCACGCCGCTGATCAGGTTGAACATGGTCGATTTGCCGGCACCGTTAGGGCCGATGAGGCCGATGATATCGCCCGCTTTCAACTGGAAGCTGACGTCGTTGACAGCAACCAGTCCGCCGAAAGTTTTTCTGGCCTTGACCACGTCCAGAATGAGTTCACCGGCTTGCGGTTTTTGTCGGGCAGACAGCGGTTCCACATCGCCGGTAATGACTTGCTGCTGGCTCGCTGGCTTCAATCGCTGCGGTAGAAAGCGCTGGACTGACTGTGCCAGAAAGGGCCAGATGCCTTCCTGCGCGAATTGCAAAATCAGAATCAGGATCAGGCCATAGACGATGATTTCAATATTGCCGTTAGCGCCCAGCAAACTCGGCAGCCATACCTGCAATTTGTCTTGCAACAGCGTCATGATGACCGCGCCGAGAACGCCGCCCCAGACATAGCCTGCGCCGCCGATGACGGCCATCATCAGATACTGAATCCCCATGTTGATGCCGAAGGGCGTCGGATTAACTGCGCGCTGAAAATGCGCGTACAGCCATCCGGAAAGCGCCGCAAACAAGGCGGCCAGCACGAACACGGTGATTTTGTAGTGGGCAGTATTGACGCCCATTGCCTCGGCCATCGAGGTGCCGCCTTTGAGCGCACGCAGTGCGCGTCCGGCACGGGAGTCGAGCAGATTGGAGGACACCCAGACCGCGCTCAGTACAAAGAACAAGATGAGATAATAAATCGAGCGGCCGCTGTCGAGCACGATGCCGAAAAAGGAGATCGGTTCAATGCCGGAAAGGCCGTCATATTTGCCCAGCCATTCCATGTTGCCGAACAGGTAGTACAGCGACAAACCCCAGGCCAGCGTGGCCAGCGGCAGATAGTGGCCGGACATGCGCATCGTGATTAAACCGATGGCGTAGGCGCAGACGCCGGTAATCAGCAGTCCGGCCAGCAAACCTATCCAGGACGATAAGCCGAAGTGCGAACTCAGATAACCGGTGGCATACGCACCCAGACCGACGAACGCGGCCTGGCCGAAGGAAGTCAGGCCGCCGATACCGGTCAGCAGCACCAGCCCGATGCAGACGATGCTGTACAGACCGATGTAATTGGCTTGCGTGACCCAGAAATTGGGAACAGGAAGCAGCGGCAGCAGTGCCGCCGCGAGTACCAAGAGAAGAATGCCGGGGCGTTTCAACATTATTCATCCCCCCCTTGATGCGGGCTGTTCATGGAGCGCCAGAGCAGGATGGGAATGATGATGGTGAACACGATGACTTCCTTATATTCGCTAGCCCAGAATGAGGAAAACGATTCCAGCAGGCCGACCACTAAAGCGCCGACTGCCGCCAGCGGATAACTGAGCAGACCGCCCAGAATCGCGCCGACGAAACCCTTGAGTCCGATCAGAAAGCCGGAGTCGTAATAGATGGCGGTGGTGGGAACAATCAGGATGCCGGACAAGGAGCCGATAAACGCAGCGAACAGCAGCGACAGTTTGCCGGCCATGGTGGTAGAGATGCCCATCAGTCGCGCGCCGACGCGGTTCATTGCGGTGGCTTTCAAGGCCTTGCCGTAGAGGGTGTAGCTGAAGAACAGCGCCAGCGTCAGAATCAGCAACAGCGAAACGGAGAGGATGACGATGCTCTGCCCGCTGATCTGCATCGGGCCGACAGCGAACGAAACATCCAGATACGGCGTCACGCGTGATCCTTCTGGCCCGAAGAAGAGCAAGCCCATGCCGGTCATCATGAAATGCACACCGACCGAGATAATCAGCAGGATCAGTACTTTGGCATTGGCCAGCCGCTGATAAGCCAGCCGATAAATCATCGGTCCCATCGGCGTGACGACGGCAATGGCGAGCGCGGCTTGCACCAGCAGCGGCCAATGACGCGGGGCGGCCCAGCACACCAGCGCGACAATTGCCAGCGGCAATAGCAATTTCTGCAGCAGCATTGTGGGAATGCTACGCGTGCCTCCCAGTCGCAGCGCGGCGGCCAGATCGAGCGCGGTCGTCAACACGGCCATCGCGGCCAGCAACCAGACCGTGCCGGGTATCGTGCCGGCTTGCAACGCGACCAGCGTCAGCGCGCCGAACGAGACGAATTCGCCTTGCGGCAAAAAAATAATGCGCGTGACGGAAAAAACCAGCACCAGCGCCAGCGATACCAGCGCATAAATCGCGCCGCTGGTAATGCCGTCTTGCGTCAGGATCGTGAAAATAGAAAAGTCCATCGCCCTTAGCCCTCAGATCTGGAGTCGTGCGCCGGGGCGCTGATACGGGATGGAGGGATGCGGCCGCACAAGGGCAGCCGTGAACAGGCGTGGCAAATCATAGGTCTCCTCGGGCAAGGTGGCATCGACGCGGCACCTTGCAATGTCATTTATTTTGATTGTGGCGAACCGGCCTACCCATGTGAGTGATTAGGCCGGTGCGACTTGCCTGTCACTTGCACTTGCTGAGGGAACATCTACTTAAGCTACTGCGCGACGCTTACTCAGAAACCCCTTAGCAAAAGGCGCATATATTTATTAATATGTTAAGTATTAATGTAACATGTTCAATAGTGCTGTCAAGTACAATCTAGACGGCTTTTTTGCAATCCAGCAGGATTGCCGATTGCGATAATTTGCGCAATGTTTAATTGCAGATCGCGGCATTATTCACACTCACTATCTCCGCCCCAGCCATGAGCAATAAATTCCAACACCGAAACCTGCCGATGCTGCTATTGCAGTCGCGTGAATCGGTCATGCGTTATTTTCGCAAGAGTCTGAAACTGCAGGGCCTGACCGAGCAACAATGGCGCGTCATTCGCGTGCTCAATGAATTCGGCGAACTGGAAACCGGCAAAATTGCGGAAGAAACCTGCATCATCGCACCCAGCCTGAGCGGCGTGCTGGAACGGATGGAACGGGACGATCTGATCGTGCGCCACCGGCTTTCCAGCGACCAGCGCAAGGTCTTCGTCGATCTGACTCCGCGCAGCCGGGAACTGGTCAGCAATATCAGCCGCTCGATTGATGTCCAGTACGAAGAGCTGGAACGCGAACTCGGGCAAGAACGTCTGCTGTCGATTTACTCCCTGCTCGACCAGTTGATTGCCCTGCCCGATCCTGCCGAAACCAAAGTCGTGCGGACCAGAATGGCGGTAAAACCAGCGCAAAAAACAATCGCAGACAAAGCCCGGCCCAAAAAATAAAGCGCCAGCGGGTTTTATCCGGTTGACGCTTTTAGTAAGGCCGGTACCGTTTATTGCGCCGAAGCAGCAAAAACCCGCAGACGATGGCCATCCGGGTCCAGTGCCACGAAGGTATCGCCGAAATCCAGCAAGCATATTCCAGAGAATATCCAATAGACGAATGTTGACCCGCATTAGACGACTGGTCTAATTCCATGTATAGTGTCTGCATGGCAACTGAATACAAAGACATCCGGCAGCACATTCTCGACACCGGCAAAACCATCATCATCGGCAAAGGCTTTGCCGCGGTTGGGCTGAACGAAATCCTGTCCACCGCCGGCGTACCCAAAGGCTCCTTCTACCATTAC harbors:
- a CDS encoding branched-chain amino acid ABC transporter permease; translated protein: MDFSIFTILTQDGITSGAIYALVSLALVLVFSVTRIIFLPQGEFVSFGALTLVALQAGTIPGTVWLLAAMAVLTTALDLAAALRLGGTRSIPTMLLQKLLLPLAIVALVCWAAPRHWPLLVQAALAIAVVTPMGPMIYRLAYQRLANAKVLILLIISVGVHFMMTGMGLLFFGPEGSRVTPYLDVSFAVGPMQISGQSIVILSVSLLLILTLALFFSYTLYGKALKATAMNRVGARLMGISTTMAGKLSLLFAAFIGSLSGILIVPTTAIYYDSGFLIGLKGFVGAILGGLLSYPLAAVGALVVGLLESFSSFWASEYKEVIVFTIIIPILLWRSMNSPHQGGDE
- a CDS encoding HpcH/HpaI aldolase/citrate lyase family protein is translated as MDMPRNTFKKNLQQAQFQAGLFLGLGSPLSAEILASCGYDFLLIDAEHAPNDVRSVQAQLQAMAAYPVQCLVRPPNHDASLIKQLLAAGVQTLLVPMVDTAEQAAALVSAMRYPPKGIRGVGTALERSARWNAVPTYFAEVEDNTCLIVQIESRIGLDNLEEIAKVDGVDGIFIGPADLAASLGYLGQPGHPEVKAAIEQAIDRIVASGKAAGVFSTAPELAKAYRARGACFLALGADTSVLRSAAISLLNTAKPAAGATGAAY
- the hpaR gene encoding homoprotocatechuate degradation operon regulator HpaR → MSNKFQHRNLPMLLLQSRESVMRYFRKSLKLQGLTEQQWRVIRVLNEFGELETGKIAEETCIIAPSLSGVLERMERDDLIVRHRLSSDQRKVFVDLTPRSRELVSNISRSIDVQYEELERELGQERLLSIYSLLDQLIALPDPAETKVVRTRMAVKPAQKTIADKARPKK
- a CDS encoding MFS transporter, producing the protein MQTSTRIADATSAQTRSHSGLPIGIMAVAAFVIVTTEYMILGLLPALAKDLNISISAAGQLVTLFAFTVMLFGPFLTAKLAHIERKKLFTFILLVFFGSNVLAALSPSIWVLALARFIPALMLPVFWGTASETAGQLAAPGQGGRAVSQVYLGISAALVFGIPIGTLASDAIGWRGTFWILAVLSLLLAGLIQKYMPQLPVPQREAGEQQSQLLKQPRFLAQVALSVLTFTAMFTAYTYLADTLERIAGIPANQVGWWLMGFGAAGMVGNYIGGRVVDRSPLGSTVLFLLLLAAGMLVAVPAASNHAWLVVALIAWGVAYTALFPICQVRVMQAATQSKALAASMNISAANAGTGLGAVFGGLGIRHFGLESLGVISAVIAAVAIVVALLMMRRK
- a CDS encoding ABC transporter ATP-binding protein, translated to MSTLTSTPTSTPVLTVDKLRVCYGKVEAISAISIRVATGSIVSVIGPNGAGKSTLLNSIIGMLPSSGEIRFEGQAVNALDVEERVQAGIALVPETRELFADMSVQDNLQLGSFRRYRERDKDYLGELDNVYRLFPRLKDRREQLAGTMSGGERQMLAIGRALMGKPRLLMLDEPSLGLAPLIVKEIFNIISGLRETGVATLLIEQNARAALQVSDYGYVIETGSLVLEGKASDLANDPKVIETYLGIGKARQAAQA
- a CDS encoding LysR family transcriptional regulator, which translates into the protein MYSSERLKGIDVFVCVADLGSFTAAAEHMNLTSSAISKGIARLESRLQTRLFQRTTRRLSLTDAGTTFYRTCTAVLADLEEAESSMNAENAEPRGRVRIDLPASYGRLHALPVILRFVEDHALLMPHISFSDRFIDPVAEGIDIVVRIGGSDAWPRTLGHRHLGNERLIFCASPAYLKKHGEPLSEDDLEQHSCVVYGRGDGMVNPWHFSGAAQGDTERRVFPGRIAVGDGEGQVIAITAGHGIAQLPMWLVKRGLEDGSLVEVLPHLATEGLPMNLVWLNSRQALPKVRILLEELGRCLTPSGSRAMTDSVS
- a CDS encoding 5-carboxymethyl-2-hydroxymuconate Delta-isomerase, producing the protein MPHLTLEYSANLRDNGHLRELCGKLAQCLIAQQADGKAVYPIGGVRVRALAAEDYCIADGNPDAAFVHATLKIGAGRSEAVKKITGDALFEVIKIHFAEVFLQTGLALSMEINEFSEAGSWKHNNLHARFR
- a CDS encoding DUF2971 domain-containing protein — its product is MSDLYSLYKFYRITPHFLKSLVNNTLWCAATETLNDPFDCQIHLLKLLTDAQALAVSPIKEKLSHALGKDKKPIIEKITQKLKSVGVCAFSIQGDHPLMWSHYADGHKGVCLRYEFPSFFFEMKKNILLGCDNVTYSKNRLTEQFEKGFIFNDLSKFTTVYLTSKDKPWEYENEFRILSHSPGPLKLPMGYLTQVCFGLRTPEEDIELVKKLATQFAGIHKFHQMKHGPDDFGLQIRQI
- the hpaH gene encoding 2-oxo-hept-4-ene-1,7-dioate hydratase, which encodes MLPLSTLQELARQLNAAEKNRTQLRHFSQAYPEMTIEDGYAIQREWVKLKLSEGRTIKGRKIGLTSRAMQQSSQIDEPDYAPLLDDMFFSQGGDIPFARFIAPRVEVELAFILGKPLRGPNVTMFDVLAATDYVTPAIEIIDARIEQFDRDTKAPRKVFDTISDFAANAGIVMGGLPVKPDAVDLRWVGAMLYRNGVIEETGLAAGVLNHPAIGVAWLANKISPYDEQLNAGDVVLSGSFTRPVAAVVGDTFQADYGPLGQIAFRFV
- a CDS encoding branched-chain amino acid ABC transporter ATP-binding protein/permease, with protein sequence MLKRPGILLLVLAAALLPLLPVPNFWVTQANYIGLYSIVCIGLVLLTGIGGLTSFGQAAFVGLGAYATGYLSSHFGLSSWIGLLAGLLITGVCAYAIGLITMRMSGHYLPLATLAWGLSLYYLFGNMEWLGKYDGLSGIEPISFFGIVLDSGRSIYYLILFFVLSAVWVSSNLLDSRAGRALRALKGGTSMAEAMGVNTAHYKITVFVLAALFAALSGWLYAHFQRAVNPTPFGINMGIQYLMMAVIGGAGYVWGGVLGAVIMTLLQDKLQVWLPSLLGANGNIEIIVYGLILILILQFAQEGIWPFLAQSVQRFLPQRLKPASQQQVITGDVEPLSARQKPQAGELILDVVKARKTFGGLVAVNDVSFQLKAGDIIGLIGPNGAGKSTMFNLISGVLDITAGQIMFNGASIDRLGARQIVARGLGRTFQHVQLLPTMSVLENVAIGAHLRTGRNHLKNVAAAMFKLDRKQERALLQEAEFHLRRVGLGDYLHVEAGSLALGQQRILEIARALCSDPVLLLLDEPAAGLRYKEKLALADLLRQLRSEGMSILLVEHDMDFVMGLTDHLVVMEFGTKISEGTPEQVQNDPVVLEAYLGGID